One Chloroflexota bacterium DNA window includes the following coding sequences:
- a CDS encoding polyhydroxyalkanoate synthesis regulator DNA-binding domain-containing protein gives MTTVLIKRYPNRKLYNTEAKRYVTLNSIAELIREGDDVEVRDHETGEDLTGITLSQIIFEREKKGKGFLPDALLTNLIRTGGDTLSYVRHSFQASIGAIRTLEIEFDRRIDSLVRRGELGEQEAQELREEMRETVAWDSVDSSALDTRVETTLHRLNMPSRVDLLRLQAQVDQLTKVLDAMLDEERQASVPNSLRQPPADG, from the coding sequence ATGACTACCGTCCTGATAAAACGCTACCCCAATCGAAAACTGTACAATACCGAGGCCAAGCGCTACGTAACGCTCAACAGTATTGCCGAGCTTATACGAGAAGGCGATGACGTTGAAGTGCGTGATCACGAGACCGGGGAGGACCTGACGGGCATTACCCTTTCCCAGATCATCTTCGAGCGAGAGAAAAAGGGCAAGGGTTTTCTGCCTGACGCCCTGCTCACCAATCTGATTCGCACCGGTGGCGATACCCTCTCCTACGTCCGCCATTCCTTCCAGGCCTCGATTGGCGCCATTCGCACCCTGGAAATTGAATTCGACCGGCGGATCGATTCATTGGTGCGACGGGGTGAACTTGGCGAGCAGGAGGCTCAGGAGTTGCGAGAGGAAATGCGTGAAACGGTCGCCTGGGACTCAGTTGACTCCAGCGCTCTTGACACCCGGGTTGAGACGACACTGCACCGGCTGAACATGCCCTCGCGGGTTGACTTACTGCGCCTCCAGGCCCAGGTCGATCAACTCACCAAAGTGCTCGATGCCATGTTGGACGAAGAAAGGCAGGCTTCAGTCCCCAACAGTCTCAGGCAACCGCCTGCGGATGGTTAG